TGATTACGGATCACCATAAATTTGGCTCGAAAAATGCTGAAGATCGACTGGTTTTGGGTTCCGATTATACCGTCAAATGTGAAAACAATGTTAATGTTGGTACGGCCCGTATGACCATATTCGCAAACAATAAGGGTTATTACGGTGTTGCCGTCAAGAATTTCAAAATCGTAGTTGATGAACAGCACTATGGAGCACTTACGGTTTATAAAGACCAATATGGGCCTTGGGCTGTTATTGATGGGGAATACAAAGACAAAGATACGGTTAAAGTTGAAAAAGATATTGAGGTTAACTCTGTCCGCCTCGATCGCGAATTTACGCCCGATGCCTATTCGACAATTGTGCTGCCTTTCGCCATCAGTACCAATAATATAGTTGGACTTTCGAAGGTTTTGGCTTTTAATGGAGTTTCGCAGGAACAGGAAACATCTCCGAAAAAAGTGGAAATGACGGAACTCTGGTCGGATAACTCCGGTCTCAAGTCCTTCACGTTGAAGGCGAATACACCGTATATTATTCAGACGTCCCGGGCAGATCTTACGTTCAAAGGCTCTGTTACAATTGTAAAGACTGGAAATTCCAATTCCAGCTATGTGGGCCCATGGGAATTCCGTGGCATGTATTCGTATAAGGTCTGGGACGAAGACGACCCGGAACGCGCTGTGGCTTATGGCTTTGCGGCTGCCGAAGAAGGTGAATGCAAAGTCGGTGACTTTGTAAAAGTTGGCGCAGGTGCTTACATCAATCCGATGCGTGCTTACATGATTTACAGCGGCGATGTTCCGGCACCTTTAAAGCCTGCCATGATTGAATCCTTGCCCGAAACCATGGATGTCGTGGTGGTTGACGAATCGGGCGAACAGACGACCGTTATCGGCACACTCGATACGCGTACGGGTGTAATCCGCATGAGTCGTGACCATCGAGTGTTTGATCTAAATGGTCGCAATGTGAAGGGTAAGCCCGAGGCCAAGGGGGCTTACTATGGCAAAAAAACGAAGTTTTAATAAAAGGAAGATTGAATATGGAAAATAAGAAAGAATATCGTGCGCCTGAAATGAAGGAAATTCTTCTCAAGCCGCAAGAATCCTTGTTGCAGATCAGCTATGGTGGACAGCTTAGCATGCTTGACGAATCGTCTAAGCAAGATGTCTAAGATGTTGCGTGGCGAAAGTCTTTAAAAAGAAGCCCCGGATGAAAATCCGGGGCTATCTTAATGCCTTTTAAAAAGGGGACGGGTCGATTAGCGCCTACGTTCGGCCATCTCTTTCTTCAGGATGTCCATGACAGCGCCCAGGTCTGCCGGGGCCTTGAACACGGGGTTCGCGAACTTGGAGCAGATATTTTCGAGCTTCTTTTCGTGGTAGCCGACCTTGAATTCGGTGAACTTGAGGCCGTGTGCCGTGCTGATGACGACCACATTTTCTTCCTTGTCAATCTTGCCTGCGGCCACGAGCTTTTCGAGGGCGCCGAGAGCCACGCCAGTGTGCGGGCAGCAGTAGAGACCGATACGGTCGCCGCGGTGGGCGGCGTTAGCGAGTTCTTCTTCGGTAACGCTCACGACCATGCCGTTGGTCTTCTGGATGGCGCGTACGGCTTTCGGATAGCTGACCGGGTTACCGATCTGGATGGCAGAGGCGAGAGTCTTCTTGGCCTGCATCGGAACGAGCTTGTCGAAGCCGCGTTCGTAAGCCTGGAAGAACGGGTTGGCGTTTTCGGCCTGAGCCACGATAATGCGAGGAATGCGGTCAATAAGGCCCATGGCCTTGCAGTCTTCGAAACCCTTGGCCAGAGCGCTCACGTTACCCAGGTTTCCGCCCGGGATAATCACGGTGTCGGGTACCTTCCAGCCCATTTCCTGGCAGATTTCCGGAGAAATCGTCTTCTGGCCTTCGACGCGGAGGCTGTTCATGGAGTTGGCGAGGTAAATGCGGTTGTCGGCAGTGACCTGCTGGACAATCTTCATGCAACCGTCAAAGTCGGTGTCGAGGGCGAGCACGATGCTGCCGTTAGAAATCGGCTGGATCAGCTGGGCAACGCTGGTCTTGCCGGCGGGCAGGAACACGATGCTCGGGATACCGGCCTTGGCGCAGTAGGCGCTCAATGCGGCGGAGGTGTCACCGGTAGAAGCGCAAGCCACGGCATCGATTTCGTGGATTTTCTTCTTGATGATGTGGTTCACCTGGCTCACGAGAACCGTCATGCCCAGGTCCTTGAAAGAACCCGTGTGAGAGTTACCGCAAAGCTTGACCTTGAGGCTTTTGATGCCCATTTCCTTGGCGAGCGGAGCGGCGTCAAACAGCGGGCTCCAGCCTTCGCGCATGGTCACGATGTCTTCGAGAGGCATGTCGGGGAGCACCATTTCGCGCTTGCTCCAGATGCCGCTCATGTCGGCCGGTTCAAAGCTCATGCGGCGTTCGGCAAAGAGCTTCTTCCATTCGTCGGGGCTCTTGCTGGCAAGGGCTGCGCGGTCGTGTTCGACTTCGAGCAGGCTACCGTCCACCTTGCTGCGGTAAATGACGTCGGTCAGCGGGTAAGTATCGTCCCCGTTGATGTTCCTAAAATGGGCGTTGAATTGAGACATAATATCCTCTAGTTTTTTCGGGGGTAAATATAGGAAAAATACGCGGTTATTTGTAGCCTAATTTGCTATATTCTCCACGGAATTACAGACTAGACTCGGAGTACTGAGTGAAGAAAACATTGTTTAATAATTTGAAAACGACACAATTGATTGTGGTGACGTTGCTGTGCTCTATGGCGTTGACGTCCTGCTTGTT
This genomic window from Fibrobacter sp. UWB5 contains:
- the thrC gene encoding threonine synthase; translated protein: MSQFNAHFRNINGDDTYPLTDVIYRSKVDGSLLEVEHDRAALASKSPDEWKKLFAERRMSFEPADMSGIWSKREMVLPDMPLEDIVTMREGWSPLFDAAPLAKEMGIKSLKVKLCGNSHTGSFKDLGMTVLVSQVNHIIKKKIHEIDAVACASTGDTSAALSAYCAKAGIPSIVFLPAGKTSVAQLIQPISNGSIVLALDTDFDGCMKIVQQVTADNRIYLANSMNSLRVEGQKTISPEICQEMGWKVPDTVIIPGGNLGNVSALAKGFEDCKAMGLIDRIPRIIVAQAENANPFFQAYERGFDKLVPMQAKKTLASAIQIGNPVSYPKAVRAIQKTNGMVVSVTEEELANAAHRGDRIGLYCCPHTGVALGALEKLVAAGKIDKEENVVVISTAHGLKFTEFKVGYHEKKLENICSKFANPVFKAPADLGAVMDILKKEMAERRR